In Candidatus Eremiobacterota bacterium, a genomic segment contains:
- a CDS encoding isoprenylcysteine carboxylmethyltransferase family protein: MYTLIIQGICLLLWLFFMVIWYRSDPAGEVRRRGALAVPVPLLIAAVFVVAFIFPFGWAFFPLALAGLVIFLAGFLCALWSKATLGDCWSPGNEIRVMHEVVREVPYSLVRHPVYVSLVVMLLGTCLIFGSLTMLAATAVCAAILSFMAYMEERLLMEELGQGYLDYQEGVPFIVPRISNMWRD, from the coding sequence TTGTATACGCTGATAATTCAGGGGATCTGCCTGCTCCTCTGGCTCTTCTTCATGGTAATTTGGTACCGGAGTGATCCTGCCGGTGAAGTACGCAGGAGAGGGGCTCTTGCTGTTCCTGTTCCGCTGCTTATAGCCGCTGTTTTTGTTGTTGCCTTCATATTCCCTTTCGGATGGGCCTTTTTTCCCCTCGCACTTGCCGGCCTGGTGATATTTCTTGCCGGTTTCCTCTGCGCCCTCTGGTCAAAAGCGACTCTCGGGGATTGCTGGTCCCCGGGAAATGAGATCAGGGTAATGCACGAGGTGGTGCGGGAGGTTCCTTATTCGCTTGTGAGGCACCCGGTCTATGTCTCGCTGGTTGTCATGCTCCTGGGAACCTGTCTCATTTTCGGCTCCCTCACCATGCTTGCGGCGACAGCAGTGTGTGCCGCCATTCTCTCCTTCATGGCATACATGGAGGAAAGGCTGCTTATGGAGGAACTTGGCCAGGGCTATCTTGACTACCAGGAAGGGGTTCCCTTCATTGTCCCCAGAATTTCTAACATGTGGAGAGATTAA
- a CDS encoding transcriptional repressor, with protein sequence MKQELIKRVTTQRKVILDEIKKNKTHPTAEEFYEILRKRLPRISIGTVYRNLEILHKAGLVSRFEMGNLQRRYDGNADPHYHIRCIECNRLDDICITPLAGIEEEVRTLSSYEVRGHILEFVGICPSCGGEVHYKAPERQIKPKGGKNDKGKGKKVTQGDKN encoded by the coding sequence ATGAAACAGGAATTGATCAAGCGAGTCACTACCCAGAGAAAAGTTATTCTTGATGAAATCAAAAAAAATAAGACCCATCCCACTGCTGAAGAATTTTATGAGATCCTGAGGAAAAGGCTTCCAAGAATAAGCATCGGTACTGTGTACAGGAATCTCGAGATACTCCATAAAGCCGGCCTGGTGAGCCGATTTGAAATGGGCAACCTTCAGCGCCGCTATGACGGCAATGCAGATCCCCATTATCATATAAGGTGCATTGAGTGCAACAGGCTTGATGACATATGCATCACACCTCTAGCGGGAATTGAGGAAGAAGTGAGAACCCTCAGCAGTTATGAGGTGAGAGGTCATATCCTGGAGTTTGTCGGCATCTGTCCTTCCTGTGGAGGAGAAGTGCATTATAAAGCGCCTGAAAGGCAGATAAAACCAAAAGGAGGAAAAAATGACAAAGGTAAAGGAAAAAAAGTCACTCAAGGGGACAAAAACTGA
- a CDS encoding rubrerythrin family protein codes for MTKVKEKKSLKGTKTEKNLIASFAGESQARNRYTYFASKAKKDGFVQISLIFDETADQEKEHAKRFFKFLEGGDAKVVAEFPAGVIGPTLENLKAAAAGEHHEFSSLYPEFAKIAKEEGFEDVSRAFKNIAVAEKQHHKRYSDLIKNIEKKRVFKREKKVTWRCLNCGYLHEGEEAPNECPACLHPLDYFELLGENW; via the coding sequence ATGACAAAGGTAAAGGAAAAAAAGTCACTCAAGGGGACAAAAACTGAAAAGAACCTGATTGCCTCTTTTGCAGGGGAATCACAGGCAAGGAACCGCTATACCTACTTTGCGAGCAAGGCAAAGAAAGACGGTTTTGTCCAGATATCTCTGATTTTTGATGAGACGGCCGACCAGGAAAAGGAGCATGCCAAGCGCTTCTTCAAGTTTCTTGAGGGAGGAGATGCGAAAGTAGTGGCAGAGTTCCCTGCCGGAGTGATCGGCCCGACCCTCGAGAACCTCAAGGCTGCCGCTGCCGGTGAGCATCATGAGTTCAGCTCCCTTTACCCGGAGTTCGCAAAGATTGCAAAGGAAGAGGGCTTTGAAGACGTTTCAAGGGCTTTCAAGAATATCGCCGTCGCTGAAAAGCAGCATCACAAGAGATACAGCGATCTCATAAAGAACATTGAAAAGAAACGCGTGTTCAAGCGCGAGAAGAAGGTCACATGGCGCTGTCTGAACTGCGGGTATCTTCATGAGGGCGAGGAAGCCCCCAATGAATGCCCTGCCTGCCTCCACCCCCTCGATTATTTTGAGCTGCTTGGCGAGAACTGGTAA
- a CDS encoding desulfoferrodoxin, whose protein sequence is MTQRMQVYKCEICGNIVEMLHGGAGELVCCGKPMKHLAENTVDAAKEKHVPVIEKQADGVLVKVGSVPHPMEEKHFIEWVEIMEGERVCRKFLKPGEAPEAHFAVKEGNVAAREYCNLHGLWKA, encoded by the coding sequence ATGACACAGAGAATGCAGGTCTATAAATGTGAGATATGCGGAAATATCGTGGAGATGCTCCATGGAGGCGCCGGCGAGCTGGTGTGCTGCGGGAAGCCGATGAAGCACCTGGCGGAAAATACTGTTGACGCCGCGAAGGAAAAGCACGTTCCTGTCATTGAGAAGCAGGCCGATGGCGTGCTTGTGAAAGTGGGAAGCGTGCCTCACCCGATGGAGGAAAAGCACTTTATCGAGTGGGTTGAGATTATGGAAGGCGAGAGAGTCTGCAGGAAATTCCTCAAACCGGGTGAGGCGCCGGAAGCGCACTTTGCGGTGAAGGAAGGGAATGTGGCGGCCCGGGAGTACTGCAATCTCCATGGGCTCTGGAAAGCATAG
- a CDS encoding flavodoxin domain-containing protein, with protein sequence MHPVEIKKNIYWVGAIDWAIRDFHGYSTYQGTTYNAFLVMGEKITLFDAVKRDFSDELLKSIAEIVDPSKIDYLVVNHAEMDHSGALPAVMEAVKPEKLYCSAACRKALIDHFHEEGWPYEVVKTGQEVGIGGRTVQFLETRMLHWPDSMFSYLKEDRLLISSDAFGHHWATSERFDDQVNETQLFHHCAKYYANILLLYSGLVQKLLAQVKELALPIDMIAPDHGIIWRTSPGRILEAYDRWSQQKSIAKALVIYDTMWKSTEAMAKAVADGIAVEGASVKLLGLKENHRSEIMTELLDAKAVVCGSPTLNNGMLPAMQDMLSYMKGLKPSGKIGALFGSYGWSGEAVAEMREYMDKMGIAVIEPMVKVRYVPRESDLKECYELGRKTGQALKSPVAAG encoded by the coding sequence ATGCATCCTGTAGAGATTAAAAAGAACATTTACTGGGTGGGAGCCATCGACTGGGCCATAAGGGATTTTCATGGCTATTCCACCTATCAGGGCACAACATACAACGCTTTTCTGGTGATGGGCGAAAAGATCACCCTTTTTGACGCAGTGAAGCGTGATTTCAGCGATGAGCTGCTTAAGTCCATAGCCGAGATAGTGGACCCCTCAAAAATAGACTACCTGGTAGTCAACCATGCCGAGATGGACCATTCCGGGGCTCTTCCCGCCGTCATGGAAGCGGTGAAGCCTGAAAAGCTGTACTGCTCGGCAGCCTGCAGGAAAGCCCTCATCGACCATTTTCACGAGGAAGGCTGGCCCTATGAAGTGGTGAAGACCGGCCAGGAGGTCGGCATAGGCGGGAGGACGGTCCAGTTTCTTGAGACCAGGATGCTTCACTGGCCTGACAGCATGTTCTCCTACCTCAAAGAGGACAGGCTTTTAATCTCGAGCGACGCCTTTGGCCACCACTGGGCTACCAGTGAGCGCTTTGACGACCAGGTCAACGAGACGCAGCTTTTTCACCATTGCGCCAAGTACTATGCCAATATCCTTCTTCTATACTCCGGCCTCGTGCAGAAGCTGCTTGCCCAGGTGAAGGAACTGGCCCTCCCTATTGATATGATTGCCCCTGACCATGGGATTATATGGCGGACCTCGCCGGGCAGGATTCTGGAGGCGTACGACCGATGGAGCCAGCAGAAGTCCATTGCCAAGGCACTGGTCATCTATGACACCATGTGGAAGAGCACTGAGGCAATGGCGAAAGCTGTTGCTGATGGCATCGCCGTTGAAGGAGCGAGCGTCAAGCTCCTGGGCCTTAAAGAAAACCACCGGAGCGAGATTATGACGGAACTGCTCGATGCAAAAGCTGTGGTATGCGGCTCACCGACTCTTAATAACGGCATGCTGCCTGCCATGCAGGATATGCTCTCCTATATGAAGGGCCTCAAGCCCTCTGGAAAGATAGGAGCGCTCTTCGGGTCTTATGGCTGGAGCGGCGAAGCTGTTGCAGAGATGCGGGAATATATGGATAAAATGGGCATCGCGGTAATAGAGCCGATGGTAAAGGTAAGGTACGTTCCCCGTGAGAGCGATCTGAAAGAGTGCTATGAGCTCGGGAGGAAGACAGGCCAGGCCCTCAAAAGCCCCGTGGCTGCAGGATAA
- a CDS encoding rubredoxin: MKYKCEICGYIYDPKKGDPDGEIPSNTPFEELPEDWVCPVCGAGKEDFSPLD, encoded by the coding sequence ATGAAGTATAAGTGTGAAATCTGTGGATATATCTATGATCCCAAGAAGGGTGATCCTGACGGTGAGATCCCGTCAAACACCCCCTTTGAAGAGCTTCCCGAAGACTGGGTGTGCCCCGTCTGCGGTGCCGGCAAAGAAGATTTCTCTCCGCTTGATTAA
- a CDS encoding tetratricopeptide repeat protein, which translates to MSDLKKLLDEGISLMEQKRWMEAVLLFKSYSEQDPTSSVGYTNAGLAYAAQHRLDLAIPQWQKAVEVNPRDALAWFNLGQAYHEKHQSFDAEKALREAARLDPGNVRFLRLLAKLLDEQNNLPEAIETYRKILGCEPENHEVHNNMGVLLGRMGLINEALAELEEAVRIKPDYGGAHGNLALAYWQMGDTVKASLALALAKKFGGRVPPEVAKSIEARRN; encoded by the coding sequence GTGAGCGATCTTAAAAAACTTCTCGATGAAGGCATCAGCCTGATGGAGCAGAAAAGATGGATGGAGGCGGTGCTCCTCTTCAAGAGCTACTCCGAACAGGATCCCACTTCATCAGTAGGCTATACCAATGCGGGCCTTGCCTATGCGGCGCAGCACAGGCTCGATCTTGCCATACCCCAGTGGCAGAAAGCGGTGGAAGTAAATCCCCGCGATGCCCTGGCCTGGTTTAACCTCGGCCAGGCTTACCACGAGAAGCACCAGTCCTTTGACGCCGAGAAAGCCCTGAGGGAAGCAGCCAGGCTCGATCCGGGAAATGTCCGCTTCCTGAGGCTCCTGGCAAAGCTCCTTGATGAGCAGAACAACCTGCCTGAAGCCATTGAGACGTACCGGAAGATCCTGGGGTGCGAGCCTGAGAACCACGAGGTCCACAACAATATGGGAGTCCTGCTCGGGAGAATGGGCCTCATCAATGAAGCCCTTGCCGAGCTTGAGGAAGCGGTAAGAATCAAGCCTGACTATGGCGGTGCCCATGGAAACCTGGCCCTGGCATACTGGCAGATGGGCGACACAGTCAAGGCCTCCCTCGCTCTTGCCCTTGCGAAAAAGTTTGGAGGACGCGTCCCCCCCGAAGTGGCAAAAAGCATAGAGGCCCGCCGGAACTGA
- a CDS encoding glycosyltransferase codes for MMEIQGISSPLPPLGPGTRAEIRGDGAPAAGGPESSLQDTVEMGSTVAPGTAGMESLPKKLEQQIKESLALHPWKKVKVFLVHGSHTGGHASAARSVEKVLKSIPGVEVQNINTLNLSASGVMTGQVAAFNMITRYMAGLRSWAFRKSFEGSGPVYALGNLGMKMKSFLSKKFLTKIQQEKPDIILSTHSPMNSMLSYWKEKGLIDQPVHSVVTDFGAHRMWAQKNIERYYVATGEVKADLERFGVAPEKIEITGIPIDPSFAGPSGLSQAELKEKLGLDPSLPVVLMAGGSLGYGNFSGIARALDGLGRPLQIVAITGKNAEKKRELEELTPDLKSPMKVLPYVDTMSEWMKASDVIISKPGGLTTSEIFAMKKPMILITPLPGLEELLIPKITDTGCAVLAGDENEAAALAGKIITDEKYRGDLQEHLKKVGMPYAAYTVSAGLVERALQQ; via the coding sequence ATGATGGAAATTCAGGGAATCTCTTCGCCTCTTCCGCCTCTGGGCCCCGGTACCCGGGCGGAAATCAGGGGAGATGGCGCCCCCGCCGCCGGAGGCCCGGAAAGCTCCCTCCAGGATACTGTGGAAATGGGAAGCACCGTTGCTCCCGGCACGGCAGGAATGGAGAGCCTCCCCAAAAAGCTTGAGCAGCAGATAAAGGAATCCCTCGCCCTTCATCCCTGGAAGAAGGTAAAAGTATTCCTCGTTCATGGGTCTCATACGGGGGGCCATGCATCGGCAGCCCGGTCGGTGGAAAAAGTGCTGAAATCCATTCCCGGCGTGGAGGTACAGAACATCAACACCCTTAACCTCTCTGCATCAGGCGTGATGACAGGCCAGGTGGCAGCCTTCAACATGATCACCAGATATATGGCAGGCCTGCGATCATGGGCCTTCAGGAAGTCCTTCGAGGGCTCGGGGCCTGTTTATGCGCTGGGAAACCTTGGCATGAAGATGAAATCATTCCTTTCAAAGAAGTTTCTCACCAAGATCCAGCAGGAGAAGCCCGACATAATCCTCTCCACCCACTCGCCGATGAACTCGATGCTCTCCTACTGGAAGGAGAAAGGGCTCATCGATCAGCCTGTTCACAGCGTAGTCACCGACTTTGGAGCCCACAGGATGTGGGCACAGAAGAACATTGAGCGTTACTATGTCGCTACCGGCGAGGTAAAGGCCGATCTGGAGCGCTTTGGCGTGGCCCCTGAGAAGATAGAGATCACGGGCATACCAATCGATCCCTCCTTTGCCGGCCCGTCAGGCCTCTCGCAGGCTGAGCTCAAAGAAAAGCTCGGCCTTGACCCGTCGCTCCCCGTGGTGCTCATGGCGGGAGGTTCGCTCGGGTACGGGAATTTCTCCGGAATTGCAAGGGCCCTCGACGGCCTCGGCAGGCCCTTACAGATCGTGGCCATCACGGGCAAAAATGCCGAGAAGAAGAGGGAGCTTGAAGAACTTACCCCTGATCTCAAGTCGCCGATGAAGGTCCTCCCTTATGTTGACACCATGAGCGAATGGATGAAAGCAAGCGACGTTATCATCTCAAAGCCGGGGGGGCTCACCACATCGGAGATCTTTGCCATGAAAAAGCCCATGATCCTGATAACTCCCCTTCCAGGCCTGGAGGAACTCCTCATACCCAAGATTACCGATACCGGCTGTGCCGTCCTGGCCGGAGATGAGAACGAGGCGGCTGCGCTTGCCGGAAAGATTATCACCGACGAAAAGTACCGGGGTGATCTTCAGGAGCACCTCAAGAAGGTGGGCATGCCCTATGCCGCCTATACTGTCTCAGCAGGGCTTGTAGAGAGAGCCCTCCAGCAATAG
- a CDS encoding metallophosphoesterase: MRIAFTSDLHVDITRPNKELVPRLAEALAALEPQVFVLLGDVAPSLEVLGETLSALSSLPCTKLFVAGNHDVWSLGREAKREGETLEKYESQIPSLCRSHGFLDLHQEAVTVNGCLFTGTMGWFDYSLRNASLDRQITQEDYEAGLWRNLRWNDFIYTDWSGIPPVQNFRKTARGVHPAHVTQWMVQSLREKLALHRGAPQTPTVVASHFLPVKDILRYSHEPHLDFSCAFLGSEAFGEVIRDFPSIRYWLFGHIHRKVSLIWRGVNLMSSPVGYLRGLSPDLNEVAREAISLIEI; this comes from the coding sequence ATGAGAATCGCCTTTACCTCTGACCTGCACGTCGATATCACCAGGCCCAACAAGGAGCTTGTGCCCAGGCTTGCCGAGGCCCTCGCCGCCCTGGAGCCCCAGGTGTTTGTTCTTCTTGGCGATGTGGCGCCTTCGCTGGAAGTTCTGGGAGAGACTCTTTCAGCCCTTTCGTCCCTGCCATGCACGAAGCTCTTTGTGGCAGGCAACCACGATGTGTGGTCCCTTGGCAGGGAAGCAAAGCGGGAAGGAGAGACTCTTGAAAAATATGAATCGCAGATACCATCCCTCTGCAGGAGCCATGGATTTCTTGACCTGCACCAGGAGGCGGTGACAGTCAATGGGTGCCTCTTTACAGGCACCATGGGGTGGTTTGATTACAGCCTCCGCAACGCCAGCCTTGACAGGCAGATCACGCAGGAGGACTATGAGGCGGGACTGTGGAGAAACCTGCGCTGGAATGATTTTATCTATACGGACTGGAGCGGCATCCCTCCGGTCCAGAATTTCCGAAAGACCGCCAGGGGAGTCCATCCTGCCCATGTGACGCAGTGGATGGTGCAGTCCCTCCGTGAAAAGCTCGCACTGCACCGCGGGGCGCCGCAGACGCCAACGGTCGTCGCTTCCCATTTTCTCCCCGTGAAGGATATCCTGAGATACTCTCATGAGCCCCACCTTGATTTTTCCTGTGCCTTTCTCGGGAGTGAGGCTTTCGGCGAGGTAATCAGGGATTTCCCTTCAATACGCTACTGGCTCTTCGGCCATATCCACAGGAAGGTGTCCCTGATCTGGCGAGGGGTGAATCTCATGAGCAGCCCTGTGGGATATCTCCGCGGATTGAGCCCGGATCTCAATGAAGTGGCACGGGAAGCGATTTCTCTCATTGAAATATGA
- a CDS encoding M50 family metallopeptidase, producing MKISESLRNILALGGCVLAAYLLWDTPLLYPLKLFVVILHEMSHGLAALICGGRIVEIKIDPRIGGLCEYLAPPSFFCRVFIASAGYLGSMALGSLILILAARTRFDRHVSLVIGIVVIVLTALYVREPFGIVFCLLFGIFMLVAARFLPGSFNDWLLKFLGMTSCLYAVVDIKEDLIDRSGIGSDADAIANMLGFPGLSVAIGIAWILLALAILVLSFRIAGSGGAQEAAGEDEEEKPAVRVRKIKKQQD from the coding sequence ATGAAGATCTCTGAGAGCCTCAGAAACATACTTGCCCTGGGAGGCTGCGTGCTTGCCGCCTATCTCCTCTGGGATACTCCCCTTCTTTACCCTCTGAAGCTCTTTGTGGTAATCCTCCATGAGATGAGCCATGGGCTTGCTGCCCTGATCTGCGGCGGCCGCATAGTGGAGATCAAGATTGATCCCCGGATAGGCGGGCTCTGCGAATATCTTGCGCCGCCCTCATTTTTCTGCAGGGTCTTCATTGCCAGTGCAGGCTATCTGGGAAGCATGGCTTTAGGAAGCCTCATTCTCATCCTTGCGGCAAGAACGCGCTTCGACAGGCATGTCTCTCTCGTGATAGGCATCGTTGTCATTGTGCTTACCGCCTTGTATGTGAGAGAGCCCTTCGGAATAGTGTTCTGCCTCCTTTTCGGCATTTTCATGCTGGTGGCAGCCCGCTTTCTTCCCGGTTCCTTCAACGACTGGCTTTTGAAGTTTCTCGGGATGACCTCGTGCCTCTATGCCGTTGTCGATATCAAGGAGGACCTCATAGACAGGAGCGGTATCGGCAGTGATGCCGATGCCATTGCGAACATGCTGGGCTTTCCAGGGCTCTCTGTGGCAATAGGGATTGCATGGATTCTGCTGGCCCTGGCGATTCTTGTCCTGTCGTTCAGGATTGCAGGCTCCGGAGGCGCACAGGAGGCGGCAGGTGAAGATGAAGAGGAAAAGCCTGCTGTCAGGGTGAGAAAGATAAAAAAACAGCAGGACTAA
- a CDS encoding coenzyme F420-0:L-glutamate ligase, which translates to MEIQNKFIGGGNNMWYVISAVIVCTVLFVVLAERAVAAKRGDCRLTLPAERISSRELREDGERAELSFLVPFANTGKSQALLIDCFGRLQPEGDKFKDVDLHVKVINHENPRNDDYWEACLVKPGRECLMKVVLSVKKMPSFKIGELFERFSIDIHYKYYGRNLMAHKRDSLPLGLSHFEQKPPRAAPSPEESPQSPKREAQENVIPIKTHLLRPHEDLAGIISKYAGDKARQGDILTIAESAVAILQGRITYVEDIRPRFLATRLNKLFEMDSSLSSPYSLEMAFREVGVLRILFAAAAGIAGKIVGRSGDFYRVAGKSVATIDDCTGTLPPFDKYVVMGPADLQKVVDGIKEKTGLEGAIVDVNDLRRVDILASTCPQHREYLAKALEFNPAGNANEQTPIVIVKAPSQ; encoded by the coding sequence ATGGAAATTCAGAACAAATTCATCGGTGGTGGAAATAATATGTGGTACGTGATTTCAGCAGTGATTGTGTGCACAGTCCTTTTCGTGGTTCTCGCAGAAAGGGCCGTCGCCGCAAAGCGCGGTGATTGCAGACTGACGCTCCCTGCCGAAAGGATATCGTCGCGGGAGCTCCGTGAAGACGGGGAAAGAGCGGAGCTCTCATTCCTGGTACCCTTCGCAAATACCGGCAAATCCCAGGCGCTCCTTATCGACTGCTTCGGGAGGCTCCAGCCCGAAGGCGACAAATTCAAGGACGTCGATCTCCATGTCAAGGTCATCAATCATGAGAATCCCCGGAATGATGATTACTGGGAGGCCTGCCTGGTGAAACCTGGCAGGGAGTGCCTCATGAAAGTGGTGCTTTCTGTAAAAAAGATGCCATCCTTCAAGATCGGTGAGCTTTTTGAGCGATTTTCCATTGATATCCATTACAAGTACTATGGAAGGAACCTCATGGCCCATAAAAGGGATTCCCTGCCACTCGGCCTCTCACATTTTGAACAGAAACCCCCTAGAGCGGCACCCTCTCCTGAAGAATCTCCTCAGTCTCCGAAAAGAGAGGCACAGGAAAACGTGATTCCCATAAAAACCCATCTTCTCAGGCCCCATGAGGATCTTGCCGGGATAATCAGTAAGTATGCCGGGGACAAGGCAAGGCAGGGTGATATTCTCACCATTGCCGAGAGCGCTGTGGCAATTCTCCAGGGGAGAATCACCTATGTGGAGGACATAAGGCCCCGTTTTCTTGCCACAAGGCTCAACAAGCTCTTTGAAATGGACAGCAGTCTCTCGTCGCCTTACAGTCTTGAGATGGCTTTCAGGGAGGTGGGAGTGCTGCGGATACTCTTTGCCGCCGCAGCAGGCATCGCAGGGAAGATCGTGGGACGTTCAGGAGATTTCTACCGTGTGGCCGGGAAAAGTGTCGCCACCATTGATGACTGCACCGGCACCCTTCCGCCTTTTGACAAGTATGTGGTCATGGGCCCGGCAGACCTTCAGAAGGTTGTTGACGGAATCAAGGAAAAGACAGGACTTGAAGGAGCGATTGTCGATGTCAATGACCTGAGGCGTGTTGACATTCTTGCCTCCACGTGCCCCCAGCACCGCGAGTATCTTGCAAAAGCCCTGGAATTCAATCCTGCGGGGAACGCCAACGAGCAGACACCCATAGTGATAGTGAAGGCCCCCTCCCAATAA
- a CDS encoding STAS domain-containing protein, protein MNPIVESKDIAENIHLVSLEGDIDFIVYPELKKQLLKLIESGKINMIVNLDKVNYIDSSGLGAITSAHLKVTSMGGNIKIVSPNSDINKIFDITGLSKVVKIYSDYNTALSSFNAEIKK, encoded by the coding sequence GTGAATCCTATCGTTGAAAGCAAAGACATTGCGGAAAATATACATCTTGTGAGCCTTGAGGGCGACATTGACTTCATTGTCTATCCCGAGCTGAAGAAGCAGCTTCTCAAGCTGATAGAATCGGGCAAGATAAACATGATCGTGAACCTTGACAAGGTGAACTACATCGACAGCTCCGGCCTGGGAGCCATCACGTCGGCCCACCTCAAAGTGACCTCAATGGGCGGGAACATCAAGATCGTGAGCCCCAACTCCGATATCAACAAGATCTTCGACATCACGGGGCTGAGCAAGGTGGTCAAGATATACTCCGATTATAATACGGCCCTTTCAAGCTTCAACGCCGAGATCAAGAAGTAG
- a CDS encoding TldD/PmbA family protein, whose product MRPKKDTRLLIIDAMEKEQNRAFSQLRIHSFEKPYFISYLIKDYDVYSAWGSYGAMHYGGVREKVRNIYTEVRVGSHLFDNTIDGGIACSLKDAESFNYLSAPIEDDIYALRICLWRLTDMKYKEALSQLLAKKGRMLKEVLKKKKTPDFSREKKMLHIDKPIPFTLDEPFWNDLIKSLSGGFRKYKKFINSWVQFKAMKELRFFVNTEGTQIITEDEYYRLTLYAATLADDGMPLDISKNYYWRSLGEFPGKAGIESDREEFAADLMKIREAEVLEPYTGPAILQPEASAVFFHEAIGHRLEGERQISNDEGQTFTGKIGEPILPEYISIKDDPREKCFDGQSLVGHYKFDDEGVPAQQVILVDRGILRNFLLSRTPVEGFTRSNGHGRNEYYEYPSARMANFFVVTHDGKPEEKLKSMLIEEAGRQKKPYGLIVKNVESGETNTSRYSFQAFSGSPKIVYKVDLDSGRETLVRGVEFIGTPLSSINKILATGDTCEVHNAYCGAESGWIPISSIAPSVLVEELELQRIKDRNKRPPLLPPPPYSKRVIASELSVKNLSKKT is encoded by the coding sequence ATGAGACCAAAAAAAGACACAAGGCTCCTCATAATAGACGCCATGGAAAAGGAGCAGAACAGGGCTTTCAGCCAGCTCAGGATCCACAGCTTTGAGAAGCCATATTTCATAAGCTACCTCATCAAGGACTACGACGTATACAGCGCATGGGGCAGTTACGGCGCCATGCATTACGGCGGCGTCAGAGAAAAGGTAAGGAACATCTACACTGAGGTGAGAGTGGGCTCCCATCTTTTTGATAACACCATCGACGGGGGAATAGCCTGCAGCCTCAAGGATGCCGAATCTTTCAACTACCTTTCGGCGCCTATTGAAGACGACATTTACGCCCTCCGCATATGCCTCTGGCGCCTCACCGACATGAAGTACAAGGAGGCACTCTCGCAGCTTCTCGCCAAGAAAGGAAGAATGCTGAAGGAAGTGCTCAAGAAAAAGAAGACCCCTGATTTCTCCAGGGAAAAAAAGATGCTCCACATAGATAAGCCTATCCCGTTCACTCTCGACGAGCCTTTCTGGAATGACCTCATCAAGAGCCTCTCCGGCGGCTTCAGGAAATACAAGAAATTCATCAACTCCTGGGTGCAGTTCAAGGCCATGAAGGAGCTCCGGTTCTTTGTCAACACGGAAGGCACGCAGATCATCACCGAAGATGAATATTACAGACTTACCCTCTATGCGGCAACCCTTGCCGACGACGGTATGCCCCTTGATATCTCCAAGAACTACTACTGGCGCTCCCTTGGTGAATTCCCCGGGAAGGCCGGCATAGAAAGTGACCGCGAGGAGTTTGCCGCCGATCTGATGAAGATCCGCGAGGCGGAGGTCCTGGAGCCTTACACCGGCCCCGCGATCCTTCAGCCCGAGGCATCGGCCGTGTTCTTCCACGAGGCAATCGGCCACAGGCTTGAAGGTGAAAGGCAGATCTCAAACGATGAGGGTCAGACCTTTACAGGGAAAATTGGCGAGCCGATCCTGCCCGAGTATATCTCCATAAAGGATGATCCCAGGGAGAAGTGCTTTGACGGCCAGTCCCTCGTGGGCCACTACAAGTTTGACGATGAAGGGGTGCCGGCCCAGCAGGTGATCCTCGTGGACAGGGGAATCCTCAGGAATTTTCTGCTCTCGCGGACGCCGGTTGAAGGCTTCACCCGCTCAAACGGCCATGGAAGAAACGAGTACTATGAATATCCCTCAGCGCGGATGGCGAACTTCTTTGTCGTCACCCACGACGGGAAGCCTGAGGAGAAGCTCAAGAGCATGCTCATTGAAGAGGCCGGGCGCCAGAAGAAGCCATACGGCCTCATAGTGAAGAACGTCGAGAGCGGCGAGACTAACACATCACGTTACAGCTTTCAGGCATTCTCCGGGTCGCCAAAGATAGTGTACAAGGTGGACCTGGATTCCGGAAGGGAAACCCTGGTGCGGGGCGTTGAGTTCATCGGCACCCCCCTCTCGAGCATCAATAAAATCCTTGCCACTGGAGATACCTGCGAGGTGCACAACGCTTACTGCGGAGCAGAATCAGGATGGATTCCCATCTCATCCATCGCCCCTTCGGTGCTCGTTGAGGAGCTGGAGCTTCAAAGAATAAAGGACAGGAACAAGAGGCCGCCCCTTCTTCCTCCCCCTCCTTATTCAAAGAGGGTAATCGCCTCGGAGCTCTCGGTGAAGAATCTTTCAAAAAAGACTTGA